One window of the Leptotrichia massiliensis genome contains the following:
- a CDS encoding tyrosine-type recombinase/integrase yields MTNDEIFEFKEMLFKRFNNEDVRFIEFKLLEVLKKRENALVKVDRNSDENLLRMFLMTKKSENLSDKTLIYYRATLITFAKAVNKNFVEITDNDIKMYLAKKQFEHKVSPVTVNNIRRIISSFYSWMQEQEILLRNPSKKVKKVKEPVKRKKAIDDIDIEVMRNAIMKSGNDKTRYGKINSKRNRAIFELLLSSGIRIGGLVNLKTSDVDLENRSAVTFEKGNKERMIYFDAATELALREYLEVRQMTEKSGEKLFLSSMHPYKPLEISGVEILIRELGRSLGIKKIHPHRFRRTFATIASKRGMAIEDIQRLMGHKKIETTQIYIDSDEESAKNAYRKVMG; encoded by the coding sequence ATGACAAATGATGAAATTTTTGAATTTAAAGAAATGCTTTTTAAAAGATTTAACAATGAAGATGTGAGATTTATAGAATTTAAACTTCTTGAAGTTTTAAAGAAGAGGGAAAATGCACTTGTAAAAGTGGATAGAAATTCTGACGAAAACTTGCTTAGAATGTTTTTGATGACAAAAAAATCAGAAAATTTATCAGACAAAACATTAATATATTATAGAGCAACCCTAATTACTTTTGCAAAAGCAGTTAATAAAAATTTTGTGGAAATTACAGATAATGATATTAAAATGTATTTAGCAAAAAAACAATTCGAGCATAAAGTAAGCCCAGTTACTGTTAATAATATCAGAAGAATTATAAGCAGCTTTTATTCTTGGATGCAGGAACAGGAAATTTTACTGAGAAACCCTTCAAAGAAAGTAAAAAAGGTAAAAGAGCCTGTAAAAAGAAAAAAAGCTATAGATGACATTGATATAGAAGTAATGAGAAATGCAATAATGAAATCAGGAAATGATAAAACTAGATACGGTAAGATTAATTCTAAAAGAAATAGGGCAATATTTGAATTATTACTTTCAAGCGGTATAAGAATAGGTGGACTTGTAAATCTGAAAACGAGTGATGTAGATTTAGAAAATAGAAGTGCTGTAACATTTGAAAAAGGTAATAAGGAAAGAATGATTTATTTCGATGCTGCCACTGAACTAGCACTAAGAGAATATTTAGAAGTAAGGCAAATGACAGAGAAAAGCGGAGAAAAATTATTTTTAAGTTCAATGCACCCGTATAAACCGTTGGAAATTTCTGGAGTAGAAATTTTGATAAGAGAATTAGGAAGAAGTTTAGGGATAAAAAAAATACATCCTCACCGATTCAGACGAACATTTGCAACAATAGCATCAAAACGTGGAATGGCAATAGAAGATATTCAAAGGTTAATGGGGCATAAAAAGATAGAAACAACACAAATTTATATTGATTCTGATGAAGAAAGTGCAAAAAATGCTTACAGAAAGGTGATGGGATAA
- a CDS encoding N-6 DNA methylase, giving the protein MVEKELLIKKLQDIAITQGIYRSFSDFCNLSAAAISSSCGNKEMETRYLDLAKQYDKDTLKKYMECFAILAIVIEKEPDKDILGELYMAMGISAGKMGQFFTSQHIADMCAKLSYSRKEIIKQVCEKGIIIVSEPCVGGGSMVLGFAKAIKDLGFNPQKIVFFECNDIDPLCVNMSYIQLALNGLKAVVTRGSGLNGEIIDRHITPAILKSEEFGTFPMRVERYGNKIEQMKIF; this is encoded by the coding sequence ATGGTAGAAAAAGAATTATTAATAAAAAAATTACAAGATATAGCAATTACACAGGGAATATACAGATCCTTTAGTGACTTTTGTAATTTAAGTGCAGCTGCGATAAGTTCTAGTTGTGGAAATAAAGAAATGGAAACTAGGTATTTAGATCTTGCAAAGCAGTATGATAAAGACACATTAAAAAAATATATGGAATGTTTCGCTATTCTTGCAATTGTAATTGAAAAAGAGCCAGACAAAGATATTTTGGGAGAATTGTATATGGCAATGGGAATATCTGCTGGAAAAATGGGGCAATTTTTCACATCACAGCACATTGCGGATATGTGTGCTAAATTAAGTTACAGCAGAAAAGAAATTATAAAACAAGTATGTGAAAAAGGCATAATAATCGTGTCAGAGCCTTGTGTTGGTGGAGGTAGTATGGTATTAGGATTTGCCAAAGCAATTAAAGATTTGGGTTTTAATCCGCAAAAAATAGTGTTTTTTGAATGTAATGATATAGATCCTTTATGTGTGAATATGAGTTATATTCAATTGGCTTTAAATGGATTAAAGGCTGTTGTAACAAGAGGAAGCGGATTGAATGGAGAAATAATTGATAGACATATTACTCCCGCAATTCTAAAAAGTGAAGAATTTGGAACTTTTCCAATGAGAGTGGAAAGATATGGAAATAAAATTGAACAGATGAAAATTTTCTAA
- a CDS encoding DUF6148 family protein, translating to MGKSNYSREYILEMIVEYGKAERAALAGTSYKIGTRELTRMGIDAIRKGRAYWENELQKINGKGNRKVRRGVPRNL from the coding sequence ATGGGAAAATCAAATTATTCAAGAGAATATATTTTAGAAATGATAGTTGAATACGGCAAAGCTGAACGAGCAGCTTTGGCTGGAACTAGTTATAAAATTGGAACTAGGGAACTTACTCGAATGGGAATAGATGCAATAAGAAAAGGAAGAGCTTACTGGGAAAATGAACTTCAAAAAATAAATGGCAAAGGCAACAGGAAAGTGAGAAGAGGTGTGCCTAGAAATCTTTAG
- a CDS encoding putative HNHc nuclease, translating into MLRTQIENKKIKIFYPMKKIVPGVKEDLEKILNNYSVEIVPIKAMTLQQMRMIYALINQFSEHLAGGGSEYGYMKDILKIFFAEKYEIPNFSLSPDSIDTLDIDTANRFIEYLIELGLDYNVPIVIKEKNGRKRFAAQIYPDAEKYVYICLKKRICAVCNKPHDFENGESIDLEHWDTVASTAGGYKYDDGLKGRFISLCRKHHIEKHFLGQEKFKNKYYVEGIYLKKEQVRELKNIYTRHFKAFDNKNTEFK; encoded by the coding sequence ATGTTAAGAACACAAATTGAGAATAAGAAAATAAAAATATTTTATCCAATGAAAAAGATTGTTCCAGGAGTAAAGGAAGATCTGGAAAAAATATTAAATAATTATTCAGTAGAAATTGTTCCAATTAAAGCGATGACATTACAGCAGATGAGAATGATATATGCTTTGATAAATCAATTTTCTGAACATCTTGCAGGTGGTGGCAGCGAATATGGATATATGAAAGACATATTGAAAATATTTTTTGCAGAAAAATATGAAATTCCCAATTTTTCATTAAGTCCTGATTCAATTGATACGTTAGATATTGATACAGCAAATAGATTTATTGAATATCTGATTGAGTTGGGCCTTGATTATAATGTTCCAATTGTGATTAAAGAAAAAAATGGGAGAAAAAGATTTGCGGCACAGATATATCCAGATGCAGAGAAGTATGTTTATATTTGTTTGAAGAAGAGAATATGTGCAGTATGTAATAAGCCACATGATTTTGAAAATGGAGAATCAATTGATTTGGAACATTGGGATACCGTCGCCAGTACAGCAGGAGGATATAAATATGATGATGGATTAAAGGGAAGGTTTATATCTCTTTGTAGAAAACATCACATTGAAAAACATTTTTTGGGACAAGAAAAATTCAAAAATAAATATTATGTGGAAGGGATATATCTTAAAAAGGAACAGGTTAGAGAATTGAAAAATATTTATACTCGGCATTTTAAAGCATTTGACAATAAAAATACAGAGTTTAAATAA
- a CDS encoding helix-turn-helix domain-containing protein: protein MINQRGLREIWISKGYTQDEVAKEIGLQVRTFRNRIKKGTLTTNDIDKLVDLLDIKNPTPIFFVQCVT, encoded by the coding sequence ATGATAAATCAGAGAGGACTAAGGGAGATATGGATAAGTAAAGGCTATACTCAAGATGAGGTAGCCAAAGAAATAGGATTACAAGTTAGAACCTTTAGAAATAGGATAAAAAAAGGAACATTGACAACAAACGATATTGACAAACTTGTAGATCTATTAGATATAAAAAATCCAACTCCAATTTTTTTTGTTCAATGCGTTACCTAA
- a CDS encoding phage terminase large subunit family protein has translation MTIRKREADLKKANNLFKKIISVLKPPPKLTIDEWADNYRILSSKTSAEPGRWNTDRVPFQREVMKAISDKQTEKVIMMYGAQLSKTELLLNTFGHHADYDPAPIMFLMPTQKMAEDFATTRLNDMILSTPQLKSKIIENETSRDTKTQKDFPGGYIILTGSNSAAELASRPIRILLADEIDRFPNDVKGEGDPLNLAIERTKTFWNKKIVLTSTPTVRGESRIEQEYENSTQEEYYIPCPKCGTMQRLEWKNIVFENIGHKCQDCLEVSSEYEWKKNMKEGEWIAGNVEIDPKAVRGFHINELYSPFSTWKSIIKKFKESKGDVQLMKVFTNTALGETFEEKRDKMDFEKISHRKEHYGCEIPENVNVLTAGVDVQDDRLECEVVGWGADEESWGIYYKVFIGNPAETHVWNQLERFLDTEFTYANGQKIKIICTCIDTGGNHTMSTYGFVKPREIKRIFGVKGGSVEGKPFITRPTKTNKGQISLFVLNTDTGKETIMARLRIDLPGPRYMHFPDNAERGYDETYFKGLTAEVKITTFEKGVRKTKWVVTGTKRNEPLDIRNYAYAALKIANPDLSKKYLIDVTERPKVQTKRKILSKGI, from the coding sequence ATGACAATCCGAAAAAGAGAGGCAGACCTAAAAAAAGCAAATAATTTGTTTAAAAAAATTATTTCGGTATTAAAGCCACCGCCAAAATTAACGATTGATGAATGGGCAGACAATTATAGAATATTAAGTTCCAAAACTTCTGCGGAACCAGGTAGGTGGAATACTGATAGAGTACCGTTTCAGAGAGAAGTAATGAAAGCAATATCTGATAAACAAACAGAAAAAGTGATAATGATGTATGGAGCTCAATTATCCAAAACAGAACTTTTATTGAATACTTTTGGACATCATGCAGATTATGACCCTGCTCCTATAATGTTTTTAATGCCGACTCAAAAAATGGCAGAAGATTTTGCAACAACAAGATTAAATGACATGATACTTAGTACACCACAATTAAAAAGTAAAATAATTGAAAATGAAACGTCAAGAGATACTAAAACTCAAAAAGATTTTCCAGGTGGATATATTATTTTAACTGGAAGTAATTCAGCAGCTGAACTTGCGAGTAGACCAATACGGATATTATTGGCAGATGAGATTGATAGATTTCCAAATGATGTAAAGGGTGAAGGTGATCCGTTAAATTTAGCAATTGAGAGAACAAAAACATTTTGGAACAAAAAAATTGTTTTAACAAGTACGCCAACAGTAAGAGGGGAATCAAGAATAGAACAGGAGTATGAAAACAGTACACAGGAAGAATATTATATCCCTTGTCCAAAATGTGGAACAATGCAAAGATTGGAATGGAAAAATATTGTTTTTGAAAATATTGGACACAAATGTCAAGATTGCCTTGAAGTTTCAAGTGAATATGAGTGGAAAAAGAATATGAAAGAGGGAGAATGGATTGCAGGAAATGTTGAAATTGATCCGAAAGCAGTAAGAGGATTTCATATTAACGAATTGTATAGTCCTTTTTCGACTTGGAAAAGTATAATAAAAAAATTCAAGGAATCTAAAGGCGATGTTCAACTTATGAAGGTTTTCACTAATACTGCATTAGGTGAAACTTTTGAGGAAAAAAGAGATAAAATGGATTTTGAAAAAATATCTCACAGAAAAGAACATTATGGCTGCGAAATTCCTGAAAACGTAAACGTTTTGACTGCGGGAGTTGATGTTCAAGATGATAGATTGGAATGTGAAGTTGTAGGTTGGGGAGCTGATGAAGAAAGTTGGGGGATTTATTATAAAGTATTCATAGGAAATCCTGCTGAAACTCATGTGTGGAATCAGCTTGAAAGGTTTTTGGATACTGAATTTACCTATGCTAATGGACAGAAAATAAAAATAATATGTACCTGTATTGATACAGGAGGAAATCATACTATGTCAACTTATGGATTTGTGAAACCTCGTGAGATTAAGAGAATTTTTGGAGTAAAGGGTGGAAGTGTTGAAGGGAAGCCTTTTATTACTAGACCAACAAAAACAAATAAAGGACAAATTTCGCTATTTGTATTAAATACTGATACAGGGAAAGAAACTATTATGGCCAGATTGAGAATTGATTTACCTGGACCAAGATATATGCATTTTCCAGATAATGCAGAAAGAGGGTATGATGAAACATACTTTAAAGGATTGACTGCAGAAGTTAAGATTACAACTTTTGAAAAAGGAGTAAGAAAAACTAAGTGGGTTGTTACAGGAACTAAAAGGAATGAACCGTTGGATATTAGAAATTATGCTTATGCTGCGTTAAAAATAGCTAATCCTGATTTGAGTAAAAAATATTTGATTGATGTTACAGAAAGACCAAAAGTGCAAACAAAAAGAAAAATATTGTCGAAAGGAATTTAG
- a CDS encoding helix-turn-helix domain-containing protein, whose translation MEISKSRKKIKPTDKEIKRAEELKNLRLKNNLSLEEVAQKLNISKVTLSRYENTDITNIPMGNIEKLAKIYKTTPGYIMGWENNLNNNVQIDPYFVDTSVLTPEELAEFEKVTGVNKQLFFNDVDDEHDMAVFKRAVIDILIKQRENKK comes from the coding sequence ATGGAAATTTCTAAATCACGAAAAAAAATAAAACCAACTGATAAAGAAATTAAAAGAGCAGAAGAATTAAAAAATTTGAGACTAAAAAATAATCTTAGTTTAGAAGAAGTTGCTCAAAAATTAAATATATCCAAAGTTACGTTATCAAGATATGAAAATACTGATATAACAAATATTCCAATGGGGAATATTGAAAAATTAGCAAAAATTTACAAAACAACTCCTGGATATATTATGGGTTGGGAAAATAATTTAAACAATAATGTTCAAATAGATCCGTATTTTGTAGACACATCAGTCTTAACTCCAGAAGAACTTGCAGAATTTGAAAAAGTTACTGGAGTAAATAAGCAACTATTTTTCAATGATGTTGATGATGAACATGATATGGCTGTATTCAAACGTGCTGTAATAGACATATTAATAAAACAGAGAGAGAACAAAAAATAG
- a CDS encoding ImmA/IrrE family metallo-endopeptidase: protein MHKTNFKKLAKTLIKKYGTDNPFKIAEHQGIKIIYSDFSSWLGLYTCIGNEKTIFINIKLPYLSKRIVCSHELGHGQQSFNEAVSIFMKVKNFCPKQAKLNKKQTNLLQL, encoded by the coding sequence ATGCACAAAACAAATTTTAAAAAGTTGGCAAAAACTTTAATAAAAAAATATGGAACTGATAATCCTTTTAAAATTGCAGAACATCAAGGAATAAAAATTATCTATTCCGATTTTTCATCTTGGCTAGGCCTATACACCTGTATTGGAAATGAAAAAACAATTTTCATCAACATCAAACTTCCCTACTTATCCAAACGAATAGTATGTAGCCACGAATTAGGACACGGACAGCAATCATTTAATGAAGCTGTATCTATATTTATGAAAGTGAAAAACTTCTGTCCGAAACAAGCCAAGTTGAACAAGAAGCAAACGAATTTGCTGCAACTTTAA
- a CDS encoding head maturation protease, ClpP-related: MPKQLKFWNVMKNDEEKSAELILYGSIGSDEYWDDISDKAFKQDIENLGDVENITLHINSPGGSVFSAVAIANTLKNHKAKITANIDGLAASAATIITSACDTVRMPKNALFMVHNPITFAYGNNQDMQKTLEMLNKVKNSIIETYLNKAKTDKETLSELMDNETWMSAEEAKEYGFVDEILDESVEKEVIENKLIINNMAFDISRFKNFKEKKNQDSRIINISVNSTGSPEEIADKFRDILNSTENQKNEGGNMTLEELKNKFPELYNQIFNEGKEAGITKERERMREIDNLDVSNYSELIENAKYNEPVEASVLAVNILNKQKEERIKKLQNIKNDSQNNFTPPVPNNGTAENNEEKKFMGVNISNIFSLMNKKTEEGK, from the coding sequence ATGCCGAAACAACTCAAATTTTGGAACGTGATGAAGAATGATGAGGAAAAATCAGCTGAACTGATACTTTATGGGAGCATTGGAAGTGATGAATATTGGGATGATATATCTGATAAGGCGTTTAAACAGGATATTGAAAATCTTGGGGATGTGGAAAATATAACTTTGCACATAAATAGTCCGGGAGGGAGTGTATTTAGTGCTGTAGCAATAGCGAATACTCTTAAAAATCATAAGGCTAAAATAACAGCAAATATAGATGGATTGGCAGCAAGTGCTGCAACTATCATAACAAGTGCTTGTGATACTGTAAGAATGCCTAAAAATGCTTTATTTATGGTACATAATCCAATAACTTTCGCTTACGGAAATAATCAAGATATGCAAAAAACACTTGAAATGTTAAATAAAGTTAAAAATAGCATTATTGAGACATATCTAAATAAAGCAAAGACTGACAAGGAAACGTTGTCGGAATTAATGGATAACGAAACTTGGATGAGTGCAGAAGAAGCTAAGGAATATGGATTTGTTGATGAAATATTAGATGAAAGTGTGGAAAAAGAAGTTATTGAGAATAAATTGATTATAAACAATATGGCTTTTGATATTTCAAGATTTAAAAATTTTAAAGAAAAGAAAAATCAAGATTCAAGAATTATAAATATTTCTGTAAATAGTACAGGAAGTCCTGAAGAAATAGCTGATAAATTTAGAGATATATTAAATTCGACAGAAAATCAGAAAAATGAAGGAGGAAATATGACGTTAGAAGAGTTAAAAAACAAATTTCCAGAACTTTACAATCAAATCTTTAATGAAGGTAAGGAAGCTGGAATAACCAAAGAAAGGGAAAGAATGAGAGAAATTGATAACTTGGATGTATCAAATTATTCTGAACTTATTGAAAATGCTAAATATAATGAGCCAGTAGAAGCTAGTGTATTGGCAGTAAATATTTTGAATAAACAGAAGGAAGAAAGAATTAAGAAATTACAAAATATTAAGAATGATAGTCAAAATAATTTTACACCGCCAGTTCCAAATAATGGTACAGCGGAAAATAATGAAGAGAAAAAATTTATGGGAGTGAATATTTCAAACATTTTTTCTTTAATGAATAAAAAAACAGAGGAGGGCAAATAA
- a CDS encoding phage portal protein, with amino-acid sequence MNFIDKLVTAFNPEKGLKRFQARRKLEILNTGYSNHGASTTKKSMLGWQSAGGGVKKDIYKNRKKLIERSRDLYMGTSVATGALKTINTNVVGSGLKLKSAIDNETIGISDEEAETIESLIEKEFELWSKDKIDNLGTMNFYQIQELVFLTVLMNGECFIKLNYFETPKNPYSLKLEILEPDRIYTPNNLISDKSVVEGVKIDKNGRIEGYYVSSEHPLDATGGVSEKFVKVYGSENQKNIIHLLFTERPEQVRGIPILSPVIENLKQLGNYTEAELMAAVISGMYAIFIESEAENSSGADVGELEAVENDLLVDSEDETTIELAPGMVVGLNPGEKAKATNPGRPNAQFDPFVTSILRQIGSALEVPYELLIKHFTASYSASRAALLEAWKMFRKRREWFVENFTQPIYEEWLNEAYLLGRVELKNYGTDFLIDKAWCGSQWNGPSQGQIDPLKEANAAVIRINNGLSTRTRETAELNGGDFEQNIRILAKENKLLTEKGVVLNAETTQILERDEE; translated from the coding sequence ATGAATTTTATTGATAAATTGGTAACGGCATTTAATCCAGAAAAAGGACTTAAAAGATTTCAAGCAAGAAGAAAATTAGAAATTCTTAATACTGGATATTCAAATCACGGTGCTTCAACTACTAAAAAATCAATGCTAGGCTGGCAAAGTGCTGGTGGTGGAGTAAAAAAGGATATTTATAAGAACCGTAAAAAGTTGATTGAACGTTCGAGAGATTTATATATGGGAACTTCTGTGGCTACTGGTGCATTGAAAACTATTAATACAAATGTTGTTGGGAGCGGATTAAAATTAAAGTCTGCTATTGATAATGAGACAATAGGTATTAGTGATGAAGAGGCAGAAACTATAGAAAGTTTGATAGAAAAAGAATTTGAGCTTTGGTCGAAAGACAAGATTGATAATCTAGGGACTATGAACTTTTATCAGATTCAGGAACTTGTATTTTTGACAGTATTAATGAATGGAGAATGCTTTATAAAATTGAATTATTTTGAAACTCCAAAAAATCCATACAGTTTGAAACTGGAAATTTTAGAACCTGACAGAATATACACTCCAAACAATCTGATTTCAGATAAAAGTGTAGTCGAAGGTGTGAAAATAGATAAAAATGGAAGAATAGAAGGCTATTATGTTTCGTCTGAACATCCATTAGACGCAACTGGGGGAGTAAGTGAAAAATTTGTAAAAGTTTATGGAAGTGAAAATCAAAAAAATATAATACATCTACTTTTCACAGAAAGACCTGAACAGGTAAGGGGAATTCCAATATTATCTCCAGTTATTGAGAATTTAAAGCAGCTTGGAAATTATACCGAAGCCGAACTAATGGCAGCAGTTATAAGCGGAATGTATGCAATTTTTATTGAAAGTGAAGCCGAGAATTCGAGCGGTGCTGATGTAGGTGAACTTGAAGCAGTCGAAAATGATTTGCTGGTAGATTCGGAAGATGAAACTACTATAGAACTTGCACCAGGAATGGTTGTAGGGCTTAATCCAGGAGAAAAAGCAAAAGCTACTAATCCAGGAAGACCTAATGCTCAATTTGATCCTTTTGTTACAAGTATTCTAAGACAAATAGGAAGTGCTTTGGAAGTTCCTTATGAACTTTTAATAAAGCATTTTACGGCAAGTTATTCAGCAAGTCGTGCAGCACTTCTGGAAGCGTGGAAAATGTTTAGGAAAAGGCGTGAATGGTTTGTAGAGAATTTTACCCAGCCTATTTATGAAGAATGGTTAAACGAAGCGTATTTGTTAGGTAGAGTTGAACTTAAAAATTATGGAACTGATTTTCTTATAGATAAAGCGTGGTGTGGCTCTCAATGGAACGGACCATCTCAAGGGCAAATAGATCCGTTGAAAGAGGCTAATGCGGCAGTTATAAGAATCAATAATGGATTATCGACTAGGACGAGAGAAACAGCCGAACTTAATGGAGGAGATTTTGAGCAGAATATAAGAATTTTGGCAAAGGAAAATAAATTATTAACAGAGAAAGGAGTGGTATTGAATGCCGAAACAACTCAAATTTTGGAACGTGATGAAGAATGA
- a CDS encoding MerR family transcriptional regulator has product MEAKYDEIVKGVVLAKILNLSERHLRRLAEENVIKKNGQNKYLFLESIHSYIEYLELKNDADVDLKDEKIREEIKKIKKDTELKALKISELKNQLHPAGVIEEVMTSMLVNIKGKLLSLPNKLAPAVIACDNLGEIQDIILTGISDTLTELSEYSPEMFKSKNYIDEDEDEEDSNTKSIKKNLKEEKNDNPKKRGRPKKSK; this is encoded by the coding sequence ATGGAAGCAAAATATGACGAGATTGTAAAAGGTGTTGTGCTGGCTAAAATATTGAATTTGAGCGAAAGGCATCTAAGGCGTTTGGCAGAGGAAAATGTTATCAAAAAAAACGGACAAAATAAATATTTATTTTTGGAAAGTATTCATTCATATATTGAGTATCTGGAGTTAAAAAATGATGCAGATGTAGATTTGAAAGATGAAAAAATTAGGGAAGAAATAAAGAAAATAAAAAAAGATACAGAATTGAAAGCCTTAAAAATATCGGAGTTAAAGAATCAATTACATCCGGCGGGAGTAATTGAAGAAGTAATGACGAGTATGCTTGTCAATATAAAGGGAAAATTGCTTTCATTGCCTAATAAATTAGCACCTGCTGTAATTGCTTGTGATAACTTGGGAGAAATACAGGACATCATTTTAACAGGAATATCTGATACTTTGACAGAATTAAGTGAATATAGTCCTGAAATGTTTAAAAGTAAAAATTATATTGATGAAGATGAGGATGAAGAGGATTCAAACACTAAATCAATTAAAAAAAATTTAAAGGAAGAGAAAAATGACAATCCGAAAAAGAGAGGCAGACCTAAAAAAAGCAAATAA
- a CDS encoding single-stranded DNA-binding protein, protein MNIVILMGRMVRNPELKYTSSGKAYASFTLAVQKNKNEAEFIDCIAWEKTAETIAECFKKGSKILIQGRLSVSDYEKNGEKRRFTRVLANSFEFVESKNTVNNQSNKNDYDETEDDEDFPF, encoded by the coding sequence ATGAATATAGTGATACTAATGGGAAGAATGGTAAGAAATCCAGAATTAAAATATACATCAAGTGGAAAAGCATATGCTAGTTTCACATTAGCTGTACAGAAAAATAAGAATGAAGCGGAATTTATTGACTGTATAGCATGGGAAAAGACTGCTGAAACGATTGCTGAATGTTTTAAAAAAGGAAGTAAAATTCTTATACAAGGGCGTTTGAGTGTAAGTGATTATGAGAAAAATGGTGAAAAACGGAGATTTACAAGAGTATTAGCAAATAGTTTTGAATTTGTTGAAAGTAAAAATACTGTAAATAATCAAAGTAACAAAAATGATTATGATGAAACAGAAGATGATGAGGATTTTCCCTTTTAA
- a CDS encoding YopX family protein, with product MRFRIWDKVKEEFIKDGIFVDNAGKIFKITKENKILDIDSKLYILNFSIEHRDKNNKEIFEGDIIKYGKKYFQIIYRKEISSWSVNFSKKDNSRPCTNVGTLKNCEVVGNIYENKELLKLCPDNLFEKDKTIEQQKLF from the coding sequence GTGAGATTTAGAATTTGGGATAAGGTTAAAGAAGAATTTATTAAGGATGGAATATTCGTAGATAATGCTGGTAAGATTTTTAAAATAACAAAAGAAAATAAAATATTAGATATAGATTCTAAATTGTATATATTAAATTTTTCTATAGAACATAGAGATAAAAATAATAAAGAGATATTTGAAGGAGATATTATAAAGTACGGAAAAAAATATTTTCAAATTATTTATAGAAAAGAGATTTCAAGTTGGAGTGTTAATTTTTCAAAAAAAGATAATTCTAGGCCATGTACAAATGTTGGAACTTTGAAAAATTGTGAGGTAGTTGGAAATATTTATGAAAATAAAGAATTATTAAAATTATGTCCTGATAATTTGTTTGAAAAGGATAAAACAATTGAGCAACAAAAATTATTTTAA
- a CDS encoding nucleoside triphosphate pyrophosphohydrolase family protein codes for MKELVKICEIKEVKVEKMEQWEKLVKLVKEFYITFGQQEFLEKEMTTERMELRKKLFDEEFKEYEVAEKNKDRVEMLDAVCDMYYIHIGTLLEKNKGDIEKIANKIFFLGDKETEYLFKLEVKNGFDVILPEAFEEVHKSNMSKLGKDGKPIFREDGKIIKGPNFFRPNLKQFITK; via the coding sequence ATGAAAGAATTAGTAAAAATTTGTGAGATTAAGGAAGTGAAAGTAGAAAAAATGGAACAATGGGAAAAATTAGTTAAACTTGTAAAAGAGTTTTATATAACATTTGGACAGCAGGAATTTTTGGAAAAGGAAATGACTACTGAAAGAATGGAATTAAGAAAAAAATTGTTTGATGAAGAATTTAAAGAATATGAAGTGGCAGAAAAAAATAAGGATAGAGTAGAAATGTTAGATGCTGTTTGTGATATGTATTATATCCACATTGGGACACTACTTGAGAAAAATAAAGGTGATATAGAAAAGATTGCAAATAAAATATTTTTTTTGGGAGATAAAGAAACGGAGTATCTTTTTAAATTAGAAGTAAAAAATGGATTTGATGTAATTTTACCTGAAGCATTTGAAGAAGTTCATAAAAGCAATATGAGTAAACTTGGTAAAGATGGAAAACCGATATTTCGTGAAGACGGTAAGATAATAAAAGGGCCTAATTTTTTTAGGCCAAATTTGAAACAGTTTATTACAAAATAA